In Aspergillus fumigatus Af293 chromosome 4, whole genome shotgun sequence, one genomic interval encodes:
- a CDS encoding Rab family GTPase: MSSSLEAKIVVLGSQGVGKTSLVQRYVKNAFNPATITSTVGASFITKRVLDTTSDTIVRLQIWDTAGQERFRSISRLYYRGANACLLCYDITDEQSFEEMTGWLLELKKHLADDDPIVIHVVGTKSDIVTLDPSRRRVPFERTIAYVAEQLYPSRASTPPPTAGMGLGLGPSSTALQSPDSKRSSGFWGQDIGWDCCHEISAKDGEGIEEVFRVITRKLVEQRNKREAANSLSQGTTPGIDGVVSSLGNIDGNGSFRLGHGDKRRSWLGFPPSSTGDEADELMEITKKKGGRCC; encoded by the exons ATGAGCTCCTCCCTCGAGGCTAAGATAGTTGTGCTGGGCTCCCAGG GAGTCGGCAAAACCTCTCTCGTCCAGCGCTATGTGAAGAACGCCTTCAACCCCGCGACCATCACGTCCACCGTTGGCGCCTCATTCATCACCAAGCGCGTCCTCGACACCACCTCCGATACCATCGTCCGACTCCAGATCTGGGACACGGCCGGCCAGGAGCGGTTTCGGAGTATCTCGCGGCTGTACTACCGCGGCGCGAACGCGTGTCTGCTTTGCTATGATATCACAGACGAGCAGAGTTTCGAGGAGATGACCGGGTGGTTgctggagctgaagaagcatcTAGCGGACGATGACCCGATCGTGATCCATGTTGTCGGGACCAAGTCGGATATCGTTACGCTTGATCCGTCCCGCCGCAGGGTGCCGTTTGAGCGGACGATTGCATATGTCGCTGAGCAGCTGTACCCATCGCGGGCGTcgacgccgccgccgacggcGGGGATGGGCTTGGGGCTCGGTCCGTCGTCTACTGCACTACAGAGCCCCGATAGCAAGCGCAGTAGCGGGTTCTGGGGACAGGATATCGGCTGGGACTGCTGCCATGAGATTAGTGCCAAGGATGGGGAGGGCATCGAGGAGGTGTTTCGTGTGATCACCCGGAAGCTAGTCGAGCAGCGGAATAAGCGGGAAGCGGCGAATAGCTTGTCACAGGGAACGACGCCCGGCATTGACGGGGTTGTTTCGTCTCTGGGGAATATCGATGGGAACGGCAGTTTCCGATTGGGTCATGGTGATAAGCGCAGGAGTTGGCTTGGGTTTCCGCCGAGCAGTACTGGTGACGAGGCTGACGAGTTGATGGAgatcacgaagaagaagggggggaggtgctgctga
- a CDS encoding putative MFS monosaccharide transporter, producing the protein MAPSYAGMSGRPLSLTVSTIATMGFLLFGYDQGVMSGIISDNAFAKVFTATKDDATMQALVTAVYELGCLVGAIFALFFGDRTGRRWMIFSGAIVMIVGVIIQVTSFVGHIPLLQFFIGRVITGIGNGMNTSTIPTYQAECSKTSNRGLLICIEGGVIAIGTAIAYWIDFGAHYGPDDLVWRFPIAFQIFFGLIIIIGMFFLPDSPRYLISKDRIQEGEYVLAALAGREVHDHETQIQKQSVIESIRASGSAQKTRFRDLITGGRTQHFRRMLIGSSSQIFQQLGGCNAVIYYLPVLLKESLHQSNDMALLIGGINMIVYSLFATFSWFFIEKIGRRKLFLGGSFLQTISMVITFACLIPGDEQTSKGAVFGLFLYMAAFGAAWLPLPWLYPAELSPIKTRAKANAVSTCSNWLFNFTVVMITPVMVAHIGWGTYLLFAALNASFIPVIWLFYPETANRSLEEIDLIFTKGYVENISYVKAARELPKLIDDEIEAKAAEYAFASGDSLDEIEKAHAEHNAAQRLETTQ; encoded by the exons ATGGCGCCCTCATATGCCGGCATGTCAGGCAGGCCACTGTCGCTGACTGTATCGACTATTGCCACGATGGGTTTCCTACTCTTTGGATATGACC AGGGTGTCATGTCTGGTATCATCAGTGACAATGCTTTTGCCAAGGTCTTTACAGCTACCAAAGATGATGCTACTATGCAAGCTCTTGTGACCGCTGTATACGAACTTG GTTGCTTGGTGGGTGCTATTTTCGCCCTTTTTTTCGGTGATCGCACTGGCCGTCGCTGGATGATCTTCTCAGGCGCTATCGTTATGATTGTCGGTGTCATCATCCAGGTTACTTCATTTGTTGGACACATCCCCCTTCTGCAGTTCTTTATTGGCCGTGTCATCACCGGTATCGGAAACGGAATGAACACTTCTACCATTCCTACATACCAAGCCGAGTGCTCCAAGACAAGTAACCGTGGTCTCTTGATCTGTATCGAGGGTGGTGTGATCGCCATTGGTACCGCCATTGCATACTGGATTGATTTCGGCGCTCACTATGGCCCCGATGACCTTGTCTGGCGTTTCCCCATTGCGTTCCAGATCTTCTTTGGTCTAATTATTATCATCGGAATGTTCTTCCTGCCCGACTCCCCTCGCTACCTTATCTCCAAGGATCGCATCCAAGAGGGAGAGTACGTCCTTGCTGCGCTGGCAGGCCGCGAGGTCCACGATCATGAAACCCAGATTCAGAAACAATCGGTCATTGAGTCCATCAGAGC TTCTGGTTCCGCTCAGAAGACAAGATTCAGAGATCTTATCACTGGCGGCCGCACCCAACATTTCCGCCGTATGCTCATCGGCTCCTCTTCCCAGatcttccagcagctcggcGGTTGCAACGCTGTGATTTACTATCTTCCTGTCTTGTTGAAGGAGTCTCTGCACCAGAGCAACGACATGGCCTTGCTGATCGGAGGCATTAACATGATTGTGTACTCCCTCTTCGCCACCTTCTCATGGTTCTTCATCGAGAAGATTGGTCGTCGCAAGCTTTTCCTTGGAGGCTCATTCCTTCAGACTATCTCGATGGTTATCACATTTGCTTGCTTGATTCCTGGCGATGAACAGACTTCCAAGGGTGCTGTTTTCGGTCTTTTCCTGTACATGGCCGCCTTCGGTGCTGCGTGGCTGCCTCTGCCCTGGCTGTATCCCGCCGAATTGTCTCCCATCAAGACCAGAGCCAAAGCCAACGCTGTCTCTACTTGCAGCAACTGGCTCTTTAACTTTACTGTTGTCATGATCACTCCTGTCATGGTTGCGCACATTGGCTGGGGTACCTACCTGTTATTTGCTGCGCTGAACGCCTCGTTCATTCCCGTCATCTGGCTCTTCTACCCAGAGACCGCCAATCGCAGTCTGGAGGAGATAGATTTGATCTTCACCAAGGGCTACGTGGAGAACATTAGCTATGTGAAGGCTGCGAGAGAGCTTCCCAAGCTTATCGACGATGAAATTGAGGCCAAGGCGGCAGAGTATGCTTTCGCCTCCGGTGACTCTCttgacgagatcgagaaggctCACGCTGAGCATAATGCTGCCCAGCGATTGGAGACGACCCAGTGA
- a CDS encoding L-lactate dehydrogenase (cytochrome) — protein sequence MKQGKLTGAEVAKHSSKDSCWVIVHGKAYDVTEFLPEHPGGQKIILKYAGKDATEEFDPIHPRDTLDKYLDRSKHLGEVDMATVEQEEKAHDPDETERQERIKQMPPLQACYNLMDFETVARSVMKKTAWAYYSSGADDEITMRENHNAFHKIWFRPRVLVNVENVDFSTTMLGTKVSVPFYVTATALGKLGNPEGEVVLTRAAYKHNVIQMIPTLASCSFDEIVDAKQGDQVQWLQLYVNKDRNITKRIVQHAEARGCKGLFITVDAPQLGRREKDMRSKFSDVGASVQASGGDEVDRSQGAARAISSFIDPSLSWKDIPWFQSITKMPIILKGVQCVEDVLRAVEMGVDGVVLSNHGGRQLEFARSAIEVLAEVMPALRERGWENKIEVYIDGGVRRATDILKALCLGAKGVGIGRPFLFAMSAYGQPGVERAMQLLKDEMEMNMRLIGVSKIEELNPSLIDVRGLTGGHHAPVPSDTLTLGAYDPLQAPRFSEKSKL from the exons ATGAAACAAGGGAAGCTCACTGGCGCCGAGGTCGCCAAGCACAGTTCCAAGGATTCCTGCTGGGTTATCGTGCATGGGAAGGCATACGACGTTACAGAATTTCTGCCAG AACACCCAGGTGGCCAGAAAATCATCCTCAAATATGCTGGAAAAGATGCGACTGAAGAGTTCGACCCAATCCACCCCCGCGACACATTGGACAAATACCTTGACCGATCGAAACATCTCGGCGAAGTGGATATGGCAACCgttgagcaagaagagaaggctCATGACCCCGACGAAACCGAACGCCAGGAGCGGATCAAGCAGATGCCTCCACTGCAGGCTTGTTATAACTTGATGGATTTTGAGACCGTTGCTCGCAGTGTAATGAAGAAGACTGCGTGGGCTTACTACTCGAGTGGtgcggatgatgagatt ACTATGCGCGAGAACCACAATGCCTTCCACAAGATTTGGTTCCGTCCACGAGTACTAGTCAACGTAGAGAACGTTGACTTCAGCACAACGATGCTGGGTACCAAGGTCTCTGTGCCCTTTTATGTAACAGCGACTGCACTTGGAAAACTGGGCAACCCGGAGGGAGAGGTTGTCTTAACTCGTGCAGCTTACAAGCACAATGTTATCCAAATGATCCCCACCCTCGCCTCTTGTTCCTTTGACGAGATTGTGGATGCGAAGCAAGGAGACCAGGTACAATGGCTGCAACTCTACGTGAATAAGGACCGCAACATCACCAAACGTATTGTTCAGCACGCCGAGGCACGTGGCTGCAAGGGTCTTTTCATCACGGTCGATGCGCCGCAGCTCGGCCGTCGTGAGAAGGACATGCGGTCAAAGTTCTCTGATGTTGGTGCCAGTGTCCAAGCCAGTGGCGGGGACGAAGTGGACCGCTCTCAGGGAGCCGCTCGAGCTATCTCATCGTTCATCgatccttctctttcctgGAAGGATATCCCATGGTTCCAGTCCATTACCAAGATGCCCATCATCCTCAAGGGAGTACAATGCGTGGAGGATGTCCTGCGTGCCGTGGAGATGGGCGTGGATGGTGTCGTCCTCTCCAACCACGGTGGTCGCCAGCTCGAGTTCGCCCGCTCTGCCATCGAAGTCCTGGCCGAGGTTATGCCTGCGCTCCGCGAGCGCGGCTGGGAGAACAAGATTGAGGTCTACATCGACGGTGGTGTCCGTCGCGCCACCGATATCCTCAAAGCTCTGTGCCTCGGTGCCAAGGGTGTCGGTATCGGACGGCCCTTCCTCTTTGCCATGTCCGCGTATGGCCAGCCCGGCGTGGAACGCGCCatgcagctcctcaaggatgaaatggagatgaatATGCGCTTGATTGGTGTCAgcaagatcgaggagttGAACCCTAGCCTGATTGACGTCCGCGGTCTTACCGGCGGCCACCATGCTCCGGTGCCGTCCGACACATTGACTCTTGGTGCATACGATCCGCTGCAGGCTCCGCGGTTCAGCGAGAAATCCAAGCTGTAG
- a CDS encoding metallophosphatase domain-containing protein — translation MSSPFDRRPLPDYLLSSPLTALLYPLHYILLRLRGPPRLPSPDTHPIRVVCISDTHTLEWDDVPDGDLLIHAGDLCNDGSIREIQAAVDWLQRLPHPHKVVICGNHDSYFDIRSRRDEDRDASSSSFAAISSSTASIRSLDDDPDGLNRINWGDIHYLQHSSITLSFPPPSPAHAAARPRSLTIYGAPQVPAIVPFTSEHAFTYHPQHDAWSGTIPPDTDILITHTPPQAHLDLSPVYSTGCPFLLAETWRVRPALHVFGHVHEAYGCEPVYWDEAQRAWERLCASRRPRARYGRLMSVFGLLRDLFDVHGWLDAMRVVTYGVLGVVWAKVWGGENRGCGWMVNAACMYRNTGRLGNKPQVVVL, via the coding sequence ATGTCTTCTCCATTTGATCGCCGACCGTTACCGGACTATTTGCTCTCCTCACCTTTAACTGCCCTTCTCTATCCCCTCCATTATATCCTCCTCCGACTGCGCGGCCCTCCACGTCTACCCTCGCCCGATACTCACCCCATCCGTGTTGTCTGCATCTCCGACACTCACACACTAGAATGGGACGATGTCCCGGACGGCGATCTGCTTATCCACGCAGGCGACCTCTGTAATGACGGAAGCATCCGTGAAATCCAAGCCGCAGTCGACTGGCTCCAGAGGCTACCTCACCCTCACAAAGTAGTTATCTGCGGCAACCACGACAGCTACTTCGACATACGCTCCAGACGAGACGAAGACCGCGAcgcttcctcctcatccttcgcGGCAATATCCTCCTCGACCGCCTCCATCCGCTCCCTCGATGACGACCCAGACGGCCTCAACCGCATCAACTGGGGCGACATCCACTACCTCCAACACTCCTCCATCACTCTCTCCTTCCCCCCGCCGTCCCCAGCCCACGCCGCAGCCCGCCCGCGCTCCCTAACCATCTACGGCGCCCCCCAAGTCCCCGCCATCGTCCCCTTCACCTCCGAGCACGCCTTCACATACCACCCACAACACGATGCCTGGTCCGGCACCATCCCCCCGGACACTGACATCCTGATCACGCACACCCCGCCACAGGCCCACCTGGACTTATCCCCTGTCTACTCCACAGGCTGCCCGTTCCTGCTCGCCGAGACGTGGCGCGTCCGGCCCGCACTGCACGTCTTCGGCCACGTTCATGAAGCATACGGCTGCGAGCCGGTCTATTGGGATGAGGCGCAGAGGGCGTGGGAGCGGCTGTGTGCGTCGAGGCGGCCGCGTGCCCGGTACGGTCGTCTGATGTCCGTCTTCGGGCTCCTGCGGGACCTGTTTGATGTTCATGGCTGGCTGGATGCGATGCGGGTCGTCACGTACGGCGTGCTAGGGGTTGTTTGGGCCAAGGTCTGGGGTGGTGAGAATCGGGGCTGTGGGTGGATGGTGAATGCCGCTTGTATGTATAGGAATACGGGACGGCTGGGGAATAAACCGCAGGTCGTGGTGTTGTAA
- a CDS encoding serine/threonine-protein kinase has translation MDGVDITKAVINKGKQMASVAANAANGNGGRKKRKGTDLKPIVTNDAASPAIDPSATTTEGGSVPVKSAYDMPPSRSASSSSVEEIETTAEEEDSEDYCKGGYHPVTVGETYNNGRYVVVRKLGWGHFSTVWLSRDTTTGKHVALKVVRSAAHYTETAIDEIKLLNKIVQAKPSHPGRKHVVSLLDSFEHKGPNGVHVCMVFEVLGENLLGLIKRWNHRGIPMPLVKQITKQVLLGLDYLHRECGIIHTDLKPENVLIEIGDVEQIVQTYVKEEAKKENKDDSRSGRRRRRTLITGSQPLPSPLNTSFSHHDFKHSSSNSHSGLSQVIESSNTSTQEGASMKELLGIKADEKQKEREKTTDLLEREVSGISLDKQSSQEESEDPLCDIISVKIADLGNACWVGHHFTNDIQTRQYRSPEVILGSKWGASTDIWSMACMVFELITGDYLFDPQSGTKYGKDDDHIAQIIELLGPFPKSLCLSGKWSQEIFNRKGELRNIHRLRHWALPDVLREKYHFSVEESMRISEFLLPMLELPPEKRANAGGMAAHEWLSDTPGMKGVDLGIPPGSRGEGIDGWASEVKKR, from the exons ATGGACGGTGTAGATATAACCAAGGCCGTCATCAACAAGGGAAAACAAATGGCAAGCGTCGCTGCGAATGCTGCGAATGGCAATGGCGgtaggaagaaaagaaaaggaaccGATCTGAAGCCGATCGTTACCAACGACGCCGCCTCACCTGCAATCGATCCATCTGCCACAACCACTGAGGG TGGCAGTGTCCCCGTCAAGTCCGCATATGATATGCCGCCGTCGCGGTCggcctcttcatcgtccGTAGAAGAAATCGAAACCACcgctgaagaggaagactCGGAGGACTACTGCAAGGGTGGTTATCACCCAGTTACCGTGGGCGAAACATACAACAATGGACGGTACGTCGTCGTGCGCAAATTGGGTTGGGGTCATTTTTCGACCGTCTGGCTGTCCCGCGATACCACCACCGGAAAACACGTTGCGCTCAAAGTTGTTCGCTCCGCCGCGCATTACACCGAAACCGCTATCGATGAGATCAAGTTGTTGAATAAGATCGTCCAAGCGAAACCTTCCCATCCCGGCCGGAAACATGTTGTCAGTCTGCTCGATTCCTTTGAACACAAGGGTCCGAATGGGGTCCATGTATGCATGGTGTTTGAGGTGCTGGGGGAAAATTTGCTTGGCTTGATCAAGCGTTGGAACCATCGGGGTATTCCCATGCCGCTCGTGAAGCAAATTACGAAACAGGTGTTGCTGGGTCTAGATTACCTGCATCGGGAATGCGGCATCATCCACACGGACTTGAAGCCGGAGAACGTTCTGATCGAGATTGGCGACGTGGAACAAATTGTGCAGACATATGTcaaggaggaagcgaagaaggagaataAAGACGATAGCCGCAGCGGCCGGCGACGGAGGCGAACTCTCATCACCGGGAGTCAGCCATTGCCCAGTCCACTCAACACGAGTTTCAGTCATCATGACTTCAAGCACAGCTCTTCCAACTCACACAGCGGTCTCAGCCAGGTTATTGAATCCTCCA ACACATCTACGCAGGAAGGCGCATCGATGAAGGAGCTGTTAGGTATAAAGGCAGACGAAAAGCAGAAAGAGCGGGAAAAGACTAC TGACCTGCTGGAGAGAGAGGTTTCGGGAATCTCGCTTGACAAACAGTCCTCtcaagaagaaagcgaggaTCCTCTGTGTGACATTATCTCCGTGAAGATCGCCGACCTGGGGAACGCATGCTGGGTTGGTCACCACTTCACCAATGATATTCAAACACGACAGTACCGTTCGCCAGAGGTCATCTTGGGGTCGAAGTGGGGTGCGAGCACAGATATTTGGAGTATGGCTTGCATG GTATTCGAGCTTATTACAGGCGACTACCTTTTTGACCCCCAGTCGGGAACCAAGTATGGCAAAGACGACGATCACATTGCACAAATCATTGAGCTACTCGGTCCTTTCCCCAAATCACTGTGTCTCTCTGGAAAGTGGTCGCAAGAGATTTTCAACCGCAAAGGAGAACTTCGGAATATCCACCGGTTACGCCACTGGGCTTTGCCTGACGTCCTACGAGAGAAGTATCATTTCTCGGTTGAAGAGAGTATGCGCATCAGCGAATTCCTGCTACCGATGCTGGAATTGCCCCCGGAGAAACGAGCCAATGCCGGTGGTATGGCTGCTCACGAATGGCTGAGCGACACTCCCGGGATGAAGGGTGTTGACCTAGGTATACCGCCCGGTAGTAGAGGTGAAGGGATCGATGGATGGGCCTCGGAAGTCAAGAAGCGATGA
- a CDS encoding MGMT family protein, whose protein sequence is MPRSDEADWWFNAVYEAVQSIPYGKVTSYGHIALLLGEPKRPRQVGICLKHLPSDTSQHFHSGNVPWQRVINSKGMISHRYVDEMLSKFHDADFCRGPGSAERQAEALRQEGVQVDVDSMGDFYVDFARYGWFPERLPGEESEDSEDEGDAQ, encoded by the exons ATGCCCCGCTCCGACGAGGCAGACTGGTGGTTCAACGCCGTCTACGAAGCCGTTCAATCCATTCCCTACGGCAAGGTGACCTCCTATGGGCATATCGCCCTTCTACTTGGCGAAC CTAAACGACCCCGTCAGGTTGGAATCTGTCTCAAACATCTCCCCTCAGATACCTCGCAGCACTTCCACTCAGGCAATGTGCCCTGGCAGCGGGTGATTAATTCCAAAGGGATGATATCTCATCGGTATGTTGATGAGATGCTTTCCAAATTCCATGATGCTGATTTCTGCAGGGGACCCGGGAGTGCTGAGCGCCAGGCCGAGGCGCTGCGCCAGGAAGGTGTCCAGGTCGATGTGGATAGCATGGGCGACTTCTACGTGGATTTTGCACGGTATGGCTGGTTCCCGGAACGTTTGCCTGGGGAGGAATCCGAGGATAGTGAAGATGAAGGCGATGCTCAATAA
- the cwc26 gene encoding putative cell cycle control protein (Cwf26), with protein sequence MPPSSLAEYLAKKYLTADPATDRPKKKRKKTKTVDTAGDGLIIADDDPPDLRTSATNFDNEDDEGPSLVTSVRSAEFRRAKKSNWRTVGGPATGSSNANDERDAADAILASAAAESAARRGEGEGGDDEAPAVVDEADADDGGELRMESGARAGLQTAEQTAAMVAAQERRKKAEAARHRERPAEAQETIYRDASGRIINVALKRAEARRAEQEKREKEEAAKEALMGDVQRAEREARRQQIQEARAMPLARTIEDDALNEELKAQQRWNDPAAGFLTKTKGPGVSVTGKPLYKGAFQPNRYGIRPGHRWDGVDRGNGFEKEWFAARNKKGRLEALDYQWQMDE encoded by the coding sequence ATGCCCCCCTCGTCACTAGCAGAATACCTCGCCAAAAAGTACCTAACAGCCGATCCGGCCACCGATCGCCCAAAaaagaaacgcaagaagaccaagaccgTCGACACCGCGGGCGACGGCCTCATTATTGCCGACGACGATCCGCCCGATCTACGGACGTCAGCGACTAATTTCGAcaacgaggacgacgagggcCCGAGTTTAGTTACCTCCGTTCGGAGCGCGGAGTTCCGCCGCGCGAAGAAATCGAATTGGAGGACGGTGGGTGGTCCCGCGACGGGCAGCTCGAATGCGAATGACGAACGGGACGCCGCAGACGCGATCCTAGCGTCCGCTGCGGCGGAGAGCGCCGCTCGCCGtggggaaggagagggaggcgACGACGAGGCGCCTGCTGTTGTGGACGAGGCGGACGCGGACGACGGGGGAGAGCTGCGGATGGAGTCCGGTGCTCGGGCGGGACTGCAGACGGCGGAACAGACGGCGGCGATGGTGGCTGCGCAGGAACGacggaagaaggccgaggcGGCGCGGCATCGAGAGCGGCCGGCGGAGGCACAGGAGACGATCTACCGAGATGCGTCTGGGCGGATCATCAACGTTGCCCTGAAGCGGGCGGAGGCGCGGCGAGCGGAGCAGGAGAAGcgggagaaagaagaggcggCGAAGGAGGCGCTGATGGGCGATGTGCAGCGGGCGGAGCGGGAGGCACGCAGACAGCAGATACAGGAGGCTCGCGCGATGCCACTTGCGCGGACGATCGAGGACGATGCCCTGAATGAGGAACTGAAGGCGCAGCAGCGGTGGAATGATCCTGCGGCAGGGTTTTTGACCAAGACAAAGGGGCCGGGCGTGAGTGTGACGGGGAAGCCGCTGTATAAGGGGGCTTTTCAACCAAACCGATATGGGATCCGTCCGGGACATCGGTGGGATGGGGTGGATCGGGGCAATGGGTTCGAGAAGGAATGGTTTGCAGCGAGAAACAAGAAAGGGAGACTGGAAGCGTTGGATTACCAGTGGCAGATGGATGAGTAA
- a CDS encoding putative nuclear envelope protein Brr6 produces MEKRSAESPMDFEWQTRAPGDVTSPFYQLSMQHDNQKKRPHGIFDSPQKKEIPALRAPNSQPFLFSQNPSLSSAKDPKSLFGQTAFTTPRKLDLDFSSGAENMSSPENADNEDTPEQPARAGHRNSLFGMYGKFAPSPGRGEIPRLNHYSNALARRVQKRRRRDKVLGLQLRRGDSDDDSDRPSSSEGKVAGKENSKQKTGQDGKSTSRLSSFSEFFALLEAHPNVPSILSWWAQLVVNLSLFSLAVYVVFGFVSAIRAEFEQAAEEVSDTILAEMAVCAKSYVDNKCAGGERLPALETICENWERCMNRDPAKVGRAKVSAHTMAIIINSFIDPISWKAIMFFLATISTVTVVSNWSFRSFRNRFNQHEYAPPPPTFSRQPSGQHHPPMPSSQYSFQPVPGLAYGDRGQEHIPNLDNKSEVPLMLEHPQMDFVTERTRDREKHMRTPSPVKRSRHFS; encoded by the exons ATGGAGAAACGGTCAGCTGAGAGTCCGATGGACTTTGAGTGGCAGACCAGAGCACCCGGGGACGTCACATCACCCTTCTACCAGCTTAGCATGCAACATGACAATCAGAAAAAGC GCCCTCACGGGATCTTCGACTCGCctcaaaagaaagaaatccCGGCTCTGCGAGCGCCAAATTCGCAacctttcctcttctcccagaACCCGTCTCTCTCATCTGCAAAGGACCCCAAGTCCCTTTTCGGACAAACAGCATTCACGACACCGCGCAAATTGGACTTGGACTTTTCGTCCGGAGCCGAGAACATGTCGTCTCCCGAGAACGCTGACAACGAGGATACACCCGAGCAGCCCGCAAGAGCAGGACATCGAAACTCCCTTTTTGGCATGTACGGCAAGTTTGCGCCTAGTCCTGGACGCGGCGAGATTCCTAGATTGAACCATTATTCCAACGCGCTGGCGAGACGGGTACAGAAGCGACGTCGACGGGACAAGGTGCTTGGTTTACAACTACGAAGGGGCgacagtgatgatgacagcgaTCGGCCGAGCAGCAGTGAAGGGAAAGTGGCTGGCAAGGAGAACTCGAAACAAAAAACGGGACAGGATGGAAAGTCGACATCACGGTTATCATCGTTTTCGGAATTTTTTGCCTTGCTTGAAGCTCATCCCAACGTCCCCAGCATTCTGTCATGGTGGGCTCAGTTGGTGGTGAACTTATCGTTGTTCTCGCTGGCGGTTTACGTGGTGTTCGGGTTTGTGTCGGCCATCCGTGCTGAATTTGAGCAGGCTGCGGAGGAAGTGTCTGATACAATCCTGGCTGAGATGGCTGTTTGCGCAAAGAGCTACGTGGACAACAAGTGCGCTGGTGGAGAGCGATTACCGGCCTTGGAGACGATATGCGAAAACTGGGAACGCTGCATGAACCGAGACCCGGCTAAGGTTGGACGGGCTAAGGTGTCTGCTCATACGATGGCTATCATTATCAACAGCTTTATTGATCCCATCAGCTGGAAGGCAATT ATGTTCTTCCTCGCTACTATTTCGACGGTCACCGTTGTCAGCAACTGGTCGTTTCGCTCCTTCAGAAACCGCTTCAACCAGCATGAGTATGCACCTCCGCCTCCGACTTTCTCTCGACAGCCGTCCGGCCAACACCACCCGCCAATGCCGTCGTCGCAGTATTCTTTCCAACCTGTTCCAGGTCTTGCGTACGGTGACCGCGGTCAGGAACATATTCCAAACCTTGACAACAAGTCAGAGGTGCCCTTGATGCTTGAGCATCCACAGATGGATTTCGTGACAGAACGGACCCGTGATCGCGAGAAGCACATGCGCACCCCAAGTCCTGTCAAACGGAGTCGACATTTTTCATGA